Genomic segment of Panicum virgatum strain AP13 chromosome 9N, P.virgatum_v5, whole genome shotgun sequence:
AAAAAACTGATAATTATTCACTGCACAATCATGATCCTAGAAATCACTAGTTGTCGATGAATGCTTTGCGATGCTCTAAGAAATCGGTAGCTTTTATTGTTTGAGTCGTATTACAGCCTAACTGGATGATTATACACTAATTGGGGTGACACCTGTTCCACACATAAATTGAGTTGGAATAGATATGTTCTAAGAACATCGCTGCCTTCCACATTTATTGGGAATTACAATTTTTTGTATGACTGCTAATTAATATAGATTTCTTTAGCTTAGCAGTTTCTATGTGATGTGAATGTGTGTTGTTGAACTTCAATGGTTGTTTTGCATTGAACCTTTTGATGTTTTCTGTAGGCAAAACAAGAAGCTTGGTGGCTGGTCCTGGGGAATGCTACAAGCTCAGAGTTGTATGGTTTAAAAAGAATTAGTTTTGCAGATCGGGTGGTTAACACTCGCATGGAATTGCCACAGATGTTCAATGTCCAGGTAAATGAATTTTGCTTGGCTAAGCTATGCTAAGTGTGAAGATCTTTTGTTCTCGTTTTGGATGACTTGATGCACATGTGAATATTTATTCCACGAGTTACTACACAGTTCGCTTTTTTTATAACAAGATGACCTTTTCAGCATAATGCACAGTCAACACCCAGCCACCAAACTGCCTTATCCATTTGCTCTATGAAATGGATCCCATAGTACACAATGTTATATGCCAATCCAAGGGAAATGCAGATGGGGATAGGAGGAAGACGTGTAGCTGGGGACTCTTAGCTGGCTTTCTGCTATGTTGAACCTAAAGGAATATACAAAAAGACCTAATTCTGCAGTAATATGATTGCATAGTCTGCAACTCTGCATTAACCATGAACATCATAGACATGCTTTGAATTTCTGAGAGAAACTTTTATCTTTTACTGTTCTCACGAGGGAATTTTCTTTCAGGAGACGAAACTGATTTTGGTGTCAGATTCCTACCTAGGTTTTGACCAGGAGTACTCTCTTGAGCATCTCACCAAGCGTTGAGAATTTCATTCAGGGTTCAGAGCTGTTTGGCCCACAATGTTTTTGTATGCTCTATGATGGTGGCAGGGTGTTGCCATTCCCAGTGTGTACATGATATTTTTGGAAGCCATAAATACGTCAAATGCCCTGATCGAGAATGCAGAACTGTTCCCTGTCATCACCTGGGCTGGAATGTCAATTCTTGTATTTTCATTTAAGCTCGATAGATGAAGTTGAAAGGTGAATAGATCCCGCGCCGTGAGTCCGCAGAATGTACTGCGAATTTCAATTGCGCATTTGTGTTCGTACTCATTTTATTATTCACAAGTCGATGTCATTTTACTCCTCGTCAACAGTCAAAATAAAGGTAATTGCATAAAGACCAAGTGCAAAATCGTACTTGTGAAAAGTAAAAGGTAAACTCACAAAATTTAAATGAATGAGGGCAAATCACAGTTGCACTTGAAACAAAGTAGGAGCAAGGACACAAAAAAAAGCTTTGCAAATTCggaccggtaccaaaccggtccaaattcaaaattcaaatttgaattcaaaaaaatgaaaaatttctaaaaatactttaaggtgtgacgaatctaatggtgtcaaattttctcaaaaaatcgttcatttagtatagtttgcgtggatttgaagttaaacaaaaaaaaacgtgcatataaaagtatacaaatacaatgtaaaagtagtacaaaagaggattggagggtttatttagactaaaatatgtcatacaaacatttatttagtatattttgcgggcatttgaatttaaaccatttttttgaatttgaccggttaccagtcaaaccgaccggtaagccGGTAGGAACCGAttgaacatgcgattttgaatttgattttgacCGGTTTCCGGTCAGGTAAACCACTACTGGACcgcgccggtttgaccggaccggtcggtttaTTTAACCCTGCTTCGCATACAATGtcaatggaaaaaaaaagagtaaatattaatatttgaaTAAAAATTTGTGCTTTTCGGATAAAATTACTATTATATTGAATACAACGAGGAGTCACATAAATTGCTTGCTAAACAGTGTTTGGCGCCTCTTAGGTGTACGAATACGAAACTGTGGTAGTGTCCAGGACACAAGTTAATCGCAGCTCCACTCCAACCAATTCCAAAGCTAAGTAACGTAGTAATACCTGGAGTAAGGCAAAGAGCTTTACTTTTCTCAGTGAGCATAATTTGTCATATTTTAATCTTGTCATGCCAGCTTTAGCTATTCTATGACAGCCTCAGCATAGACAGCTGGAGGCATGAAACACAAATAGAAGTAAAATATTACCTCAGGAATATTGGCACTTTAAATTTACAAGAACCCGTTAGCGTTTAAACATCACGGGTACACAAGTTACAGGAATTTCCAAGCACTTTACCCGCCACTTGTTCCATGAATGCTTTCAGCACTACATAAAACTAGTAATTAACTGCTGACTAACAGGGGTGGTCAGTTAGACTGGACACACTAGCCAATTTGCATCCCATCCTAAAGGAACCAAAGAACCCAGAGAAAGGCTCACATTATTATTTCCACTCTAGCCTGCCAACACTCCATCATCATGGATTTCTTAGAAAGATTGACAAATAGTGAAGAAATCCGCTAGATGTGCTAAGCTAGTGAGCATGGACTTCTCTAACAAATTCTGAAGCTAATTACTCGTCATCTGAGAAAAATGATGGGAGATCCACAGTTTTTTCCTTGACTTTCCACAATATACAGGGACCTATACTTGATATATGGGacaacaacaacagccagcaTGAGTTGATCGGCTGGAACACGTCCCTTGGCCTCTTCGTGGTATTCTTCTGTTCGGCCATGCTTTGCATGGGATAAGGAGCACTGGGATTCACAGGGCACCCAAGATCATCTGAGCGGCTAGAAAACAATGGAAGATCATTCCACTAGAGTGACAAACAGTACACCCCTTCAGGAAGATTTCCGGGAACTGCAAACGACATGACATGTCTTTCGGGAAAAATTCTACGAGTTGTCATTTCTGAAGCTGATGACCCCTCGACTGCTGCTGCATGGTTCCGGCCATGAAATCTTCCCAAACGATTTACAATAGAAATTCTCTCCAAATCTTGGCACTCCAGTTGCACATCTAGCATCGAAGCCCTCTTGTTCAAGCTGCAACAAGGGCAAATTGCGTTGATAAAAGAAACTTGAGCTAAATGTAGATGTATCAACATGAAATTAATTTAGGAATTCTCCAAGGGATAAAAGGGCAATAGTTAGTTATCCCAAGAGCAGTGGGAACTGGCTCCATGTGCTCAACTGAAATACAAATCAAGAAATACCAACCAAGACGCTAAAGTCTATGCAACTAACATCTGCATGAAAAAATTAATTGATTACCTAGTCAACTGTAAAAACCTTTCGAACTGCTACTATATTGCCATTAAGCTTCATTATGGGTGCTAAATTCACATGGAAACTCTGTGGGAAAGTCAAAGTTTTAGTATGAAGTAGTTAATTTGTCTGttcgtttttttttcctttttgattTACTATTTGCCACAATTTCCCATTTGAACTCAAATGTTATTGACACAGCCGAAAGCACATCCAGCATTATGATTTGGTGCCAAAACTGAAAGTGATAGCATTTGATTCCTTCGAAATTCAATATAAATAAATGGTGTTTCAACTCTTCAAGGTCTCAATCCAAGGCAGCAAGAAATTCAAGGAGTAATACTGTGCTGCTAGAAATTCCAAGCAGTCAATGGGATGTAATAGAACAGGCTTCTTAAACAAGAATGCATCAAAGCAGTAATGTTGAGGAAAGTTAGAATCATATGCCACAGAGAACCATGACAGTCATTAGCCATCTCGTACCTTATAAAGTCATTTTCCATCTTCTGGATTCTTCCAACAAAGACTTCCACGGCCTTTGATACTTTGTCTTCCATTTTCTTGGCACTTGTTGTTTGTTCAGATGGGCTAGTCCATGATAGagtaaaattagaaaaatgaaCAGTGGAATAATAAGGTGGTCCAAATAAGCTCGACCTTCATGCTTGTAAGGGAATATAAGCATAAGTGCATAACAATAAGCATTCATTCTTACTTATTTTCATCGTCCACAGGAGAGCAAGAGTTATATGATGATGATGCCATGCTGCATGCATCCCTTAGTGTCAGCATTGATAGAGTGTATGTCGCACTTTCGTAAGCGGATACAGCTTGTGCTCTGAGAATGGCTGATGGTATAGCagggagaagttgctgaatcaATTGGGTTGTCAAAATTAGCCTCTTCCGCGGTAAATAATTAAGAGGGGCATCCTCTAGAGTTTCTGCCTCATCCTGTTCCAGAAATTAGTTCAGCATCAAGATTAATCTCTTCCAACCAATATGCACAAGAACTGACAAACAGTAAAGCTGTACTAACCTTCTCGATTAACCTATTAGCTGCCCAAGCCCAATCCACCTCATATGTGCTGTGGTAAAGGTTTTCATGTTTGTAAGCAACATAAGAATCgtataaatgaaaaaaaaatcaaggagCAAAGACAAGAACTACTGAACTAGTGGTAACACGTAGTGACTTAAACATGGAATACATCAGAATGGAAACAGCAAGGTAGAATGTTTACCTGATGCTCCTCAATTTTTGTGGGCTCTCGATTATTTTATGCCAAGAAACAAGTGTGGACTCCATAGCTTTACGCTTCTTAGGCCTTCTCATCATTGAAGATACTTTTACATTGGAAGGAACCAAAGCATCCATTTTTGCTGATGGGAGATGATGCACAGGCCTAACAGATTGGCCAGATTCAACTCTATTTTCAGCAGAGTTATTATTGTCATTATTCCAAGAAGCTTTTTGAAAATTATATGGCAAAGTTGTGGTCTTCTGCGCGTTGAGCATTGCGACACTCTGACCATTTCTGTAGTTCCCGTAATGCCCAAACCAAGAAGGTGCCATTTGAGGGTTTATCCTCGGTCTCTCACTTCTTTCAACAGAATTCGATGCTGTACTTGTGCCAATGGGCTGTACCTGATTTTGATTATCATTCTGTGCAGTAACCGAACCATGAGATGGACGCTCTCCAGAAGGAAGCTGAGAAGGAACATTAGGATGTCTCTCCTCACTTCTTGAAGCAAAACTCAGCATTTTCATGTCAGAAGGGAATGACCCTGGGACACCAGGCCTTCCAATGTTTTCCGCAGACGATTTGGTTGAGTTATTGGCTACATGAGCAAACCCTTGGCCAGACTTCCAGTCAATCTGTGAAGCATCAGAACCAACATCAGGTCTTATCGTCTTTCCAGTTGAACTGCCTGGATCAGTATCCGTATGCCTCAAGGCTTGCATTTGATGCAGAAGAGAGTAATTTTGCTGCTGAATGTTTGAAGGTGCTGGGCTTCCATGTAACACAATGCCACCACTATTATTAGCACTATTGTAGGGAGCATTCATGGCCTGAAAATTAGCTCCTGGGTTCTCCCCATGTTTACCACTCATGATGCCTTGCTGACGCAACTGTGCGAAGGATGAAACAGGATTGACAAAATTTCCATCGGAAGAAGGCTTCTGCAAAGATTCATTCCCTCCAGATAGAGTAGCTCCAGTCGACTCAAAGTTTGCCTTCTGAGAAGATGCTAACCCTGCATCACTGTCAACAGCTTGCTTCAAATCTTGATTCTGCGAGTTCGCTGAAGTTGTCACAATATCTGACGGAGTAGCTGCTTTTTGCCCTAGATCATCTGTCCTCTGAGGGCTCCATAAGTTGGAAGCTGTAGCATTATTTGGAAACATCATAGACTGGAGGATATTGGGTGTAATCTTGTTAGCTTGCATACCAGCTAGACGCTGTGCTGATATGTTTGTCCATACATTCTTGAACACAGTTGCAGAGCTACCTTGCTGAGGCTGCTGTAGCATGGGTGCAGGACCAGATCTATCATCTGTCGCAGGATACTGCTGGCCTGAACTTAACTGGGGAAAACGCCCAATTGGCTGCCCAGTGTTTTCTGTTTCTGAAGTGTGAAATGGTGAAGATTGAGAGTTTGTATGCGGAGACGTCAAAGACTGGCTAGGGGTGGAAGGTAGCTGTGAACGGTCATCCTCCTGTGCTGAGTGGTCAGGTTGCTTGGCATCAACATTAGTTTGATTAGACCATAAATTACCCGAATTTGATTGCCGTTGGGATGGTGGTGCCAATCTCAACCCAAATCCTTGCAAAGGATGgttcggttgttgctgagcaGAAACAACACCGAGAGAATTGTTGGGCACTTCAGCAACCGCATTGCTGTTTCTTGAGTTGTCCACCTTATGAAGAAGCTGAAGCATATGTTGACTACAGAAAATACATATTCATCAGGCTCCTCATAAATAATTTCAAGCATGCTATGGCAGAGAAGAATGCTGAAAGGACTAGTTATGCCTAGAAAGAACTATAGAAAAACAGATAGCTACTAAACACTGCAAAACCTCCCAGTGGAATACAAATTACGAATATCTCACGTTGTACATCCGCAAAGATTATGGGCTGCTGATTAATAGGTGACAATGCCGCAGACATTTCAGTTAACACTTCCAGTACTAATGGGTGTCCAAATAGCCTATTAACACAAGTTGGTTCATCATAATAAATGGAATTAAATGGAACTGTGCAGTAAATGAAGCAGGAACTGAGACCTCACATTCCCAACTGGGATATTGAAAATTTTGTTAAGGAATGACATCGTTCAAATGGCTAAATGAAGTACCTGTTTTGAACAGCTCTGTTCTGAGAGAGACCGTTGTCAGTTCCTCCAAACTGTAATGCACTGGAGCTGTTAGGAAGACCATGTCGAGATTGAAATTGCTCTTGTGGCATCATCATTTTCTAGAAACAAGACAATTGCCTCATGAATAAGAACATTACAAGCTTGGGTAACAAAACAGAAGAGAATGAACAAAAATACCAGCCTCCAGCCATATCCATTATATGGAGATGAAATAGGACAACGTACCTCACTTACTGAAGGCATATTATTGGAGACATGAGAGTTTGTGCCAAAATGATTGCGCATATTATTTCGCATCTGATGTGACTGAGGAAACAGACTATTTGACATTGGATTGCCTGGAGACGGGCCAATGTTCATTCCAGAGGTCCCCATAGCACGGTTCTGCAACATGTAAGACGCCATTGCATGCTGACTGGACTGACTGACGTTTTCGGATTCCTTCCCAGAAAAGACAGAATGCCTCCTGGGAGCAGAATCACTTGTTATGTGTTGTCCATGGTTTAAAACGTGTGCTTGCCTTTCGTTTGGGGTTGCATTTAGATATTCTTGATTGAAATCGCCTGTTCTTTGGTCTGCATTTTTTCCTGGTGACTCGGAGGTCTCTGGAACCCTATGCCCCATATTGCGGTTGATTCCAACTTGCTCACTACCCCGGCCAGTGATCATCTGATAATGATCCTGAGTCATCATTGGAATATTTGAGCCCATCATTCTAATATTTTTACCATCTGAACTTTCATTTGGTATTTGTGCAGCGCTTATATCAGACTTCCTCTGCTGAAGTCTGTGGACTGAATTTGCATTACCTCCAGTTGATTTCCAAGAGTTCTCATTGCTATTAAAGACATTTTGGGTACTGCTCATGTCTTGTCCAAGTGCATTGTTGGCTTTCCAGTCATTTTGGTTGTTACTTGACTCTCTGTTGATGTTGTGATCAGCTGTATTTTGCTGTGACATCCAAAATCCATGTGCACCAGGTGGTGTAGCATGTGCACCAGTTGACTGCAAACTATTTCTTAGCAGTTCAGATTTCTGATGCGCCCAAATTCCATTTGCTAGGTGCGCCTGTTCTTGTCTACCATCAGATTGAGTTTGTTTTAAGCTCTGCTGAAAGTACCCATTGTTGACTTCTGAAGCTGATTGGTGATTGTTAACAGAAGCACTAGGAGATTCATGAGGCATCTGGTCCCTTCGCTCATAGGGAGTTATCATGGCATGCTGAAAACTGGCAAGATTTGGGTTATTCATTGTTCCGTCAGCATAGCTGGATGGTGGTGGAGTGCGTGCATTTTCTAGATTTGTTCCACTTAATCCAGCAAGCTTATTCTCGTCACGGCCTGACAATGAATTGTTAGACATTATTTGCTCAGTTTTATGGAAACTCAAGCCACTCCACTCTTCTTTGGGACTATTTTCACTGGTTGTAGACTGCAGAGCTTCCTGCATCAGGGCACTCCAGCTACCACTCTGTAGAGATGAGAAAGCACCACCATAGTTATCATTGTCCAAAGAATTACCATTATCATTGTCACCCCTCAACAAAGCTCCCCAGTTGCTATCCTCATCGTTCCCAAATAAGATTTTCTCCTCAGTAGGGTCAAGGCTAGCCCTACCACTTGCTTGCCCTACCTGCATTGCTGATTTCTCTTGCACACCCACTTGAAGCTCAACTTGGTTTGGGCTACTATGAAAATCTTGAGTTTGAAAACCATGTTGTAGATGATTCATTGTAACTGCACTGCCTGTCTTGATATTATCACTTTGACTTTGCATTGGATTGTTATTTAAGAAACCCCCTTTTCCACGAAAATTCTGCATCAAGCTGGAGGCACCTTGCAGGTGAAGACCATGCTCATTCATTGAAGAGTTGAATGGCCTAGATGTCTTTTCAGACTGATCTGGACCTACCCTTGCCATTGCACTCTGAGAATCAGCAGGAATCCCTAAAAACTGGGAATATTGGTTTCCAGACCCCCTACTGCTGGTAGCATGCATTGGATAAAAAGTTTGGTCCACTTGATGGGTAGCTAATCCCATTGGCCTCATGGATTGATTCTGAGCATTCGCAAACATTGAACCATTGATGAAATTGCCCACACCAGGAGCACCAACAATCTGATCCCAATTTGTGCTACCATTATTCAACATTTGAGAGTTGCTTGTCAAACTTGGGTCACCAGTAGTAAAATTATGTGGCCATGCAGAATTCACGGACTCATTGTTGGTCATTTCATTTGACATTGTCGACAATTGATCAGCAGGCAATGGTTTTGCAGGGGCATGAAACTGTCCAAAAGAGGGTTGCATCCTAGCCCCATGATCAGACTGCTGTAGTTGTTGCTGCCTCTGAAATTCCTGCAATTGCTTGTACATCATCTGTTGTTGCCACATCTGAAAATCATTATCACCCGCATGCTGAGTAGGGTGAAACTGTGACATTCCTGTAGTGTCCCTATAAGGGTCTAATGCCCGTGAAAGAGTGGCCTGTTTGCAGTGGATAGATCCCAAACTTTCATATCATATAGAGCTATAAGCAGCTTCGAATCCCGTTGCTTCTATGCTGAGGAAGATAGACCCACAACTACACTGCCCAGAAGTAGACCCTGGGCTGGTAAAAGTATAAACTCAAACTGCACGTGATCTGAAGTGGTGTTGGTCCTTTATTCCTCCAGAGACTGCAAATGTTGAAGAATCATTGCGTCAACCGGTTTTTTACATGTAACAAAAAACATATTCTTGTTTACATAAATTCAACTTAGTTTAAGATAACTCCACAAGAGCATAAGATAAAATGCTATTGCTTAAGATAAACTATTCAAGTTCCCAATCCTAAATCAACAGCAGAGTGGATCTTTTCTCGCATAAAATTTAGAAGCATAGCCGATAGAGACAATTGCTTCGATGCAGGTGCACACAAAAGCAAACACAGATCAGATGCGAACGTTCATGAAAATGTGCAGTGGTGCAACTCCAGTTGAAGAAAATATGCAGTGGTACAACTCCAGTTGGAACAATGAGATTATGATTTGAATATTTAAAAGATGTTTTAACTGATGTTGTCAATTAAGCTATTGGCAAGTGAAGGAATTTGGCTCATACTCCTGTATTTAGCAACTCAGGAGCAAGTGCTTGAGTATCCTAGAGCTCCTCATCAAGACTGGTGGGCATACTTAAGGAACAGGGATGAAGAATTGATATGACAAGAGCACAATAAAATCTAGCATGTTCATGATTAACATAGATAAAAGGCATCCCTGACATGCCAAAACACTAGAAAACTGAATTAGCATCCAAATGCCAAACAAAACTACCCATATGACACAAACACAGAATGGAACACCCGTGCAGCATGACAGCTACATCCGAGGGTTCACAAAAGGAAACTACAAACCACAGTAACCTCGTTGGACTACACTTGACCCCCATTACCCTTTGTGCACATAATTAAGTAAATGCAAGAGAAAGTGTAGTTAGAAAATGTCAAAATAGCAGACAAAATTCACTCCATACATTTGCTAAGGCCAAAGATCCAGCCTTTTGGTCCACAAACACGGGATGCAGGCAGCTGGCTAAAGCTTCGAAAACGAAGAAGAAACAGCAAGGAAGCAGATTGAACGCTGCCACGTTCACAAGACGAAACATTAAGAGCTCAAAGTTCAAAGGAGTCGTGGAAAAAAGAGGTTCGTTAAAACAATAGGGGAAAACAGGAACAAAGCGTGCCGCATCTACAGAGGCATCCCTAAATCCCCACACTTCCTCCCCACTGGGAGACGACCAAATCCAGGCGCACACAACAACGAGCAGCTCAAGCTAAGCAAGCTTCAGCGCTACATAAGACACCTCTGGCTAGAGGGTGCCCCTGGACAGAACTCCAGCCCGGGGAGCTGAACCCCAAGCTTGAATCCACCAAACCCCAGTCCGTCCCGCACAAATTACCcactgaaagctaaaatttagtGTCCGGTCGAGCACCTGCGACCAAAACACCGGCAGATCGAGCAGCACTGAGCTCCCAATTTCCCCCACCCAGACAGATCCCCCGGCAAAAAGCCCAAAGCATTCGCCCCCTAAAAAAATCCCCAAACCCGATCACCGCACGAGCCCTCCGTGCGAGCCCCAGCCCGCCCGATTCGCCCCCTGCAAACGCGCACTCGGGGAGGGACCCCGCGAATTCCGGCCCGATTCGGGCGAGACCTACCTCGATCAGCGCGGCCTCGGCGCGACGCGTCTGGATCGggatcggcggcgcggcgcggccccggCGCTCCCGCGTCCTCCCGTGGCGGTGCGgaagctagggttagggtttcccGCGGCGGAATGGCGAGGGCCTCGAGCTCCGGAACGCGAGCGAgccaggagggagagagagagagagagagagagagagagcgagcgagcgcgcagccgagcgagaggagagagagcgCTACGGAGCTGTAGCTCGGGGAGGTGGGGGTGCAAGATAAAGCGTGGCGTACTGGCCCTGCGAAGGTTTCAACGAAGGCGCCTCCGGCCCGGTTCGGCGGGCGGGCCCGGTTCGACCTGGACCGGGAGCGGGTGATCCCGGCCGTTGGTTTGCGCTTGGCGGGGGCGTGGGCGGCCGGATCGGGAGGGCGGGGATGACGGAGGGGGCTGACGGCGTTAGGGAAGGAAAGGGACGGGAGGATGGGGGTGGTGGGGGTAGGAAAGAGAGGAGTGAGAGCCATCGGGATGCGAGCCCGCGGATAAAGTGGCGAGTAAATGAGGGGGCCGGTTAGTTTTACTTTTGAAAGAGGGAGGTTGTTTGATGGTGCCGAACGTGTAAAACATTGAATTTTACTGTCTCGCTGCTGTATACGGAGATTTGGCAGTGATACTCCTTGGTAAAACAAAGATTTCATGTTCAGGGCAGGATGGCCTCTATTGTGTGCGTTTGACCATAAACTGTATTAGTAAACGTCAAGAAAATGTGGCCGGGGGTAGTATCTTTTAAGATATTATCTTTTTACACTacacatgcatatatataatGAATTACATACGTTGAAATCGTAAGGTAACTTTGCTAGATTCCTCATAAAAAGTGCTATACTTCTATAAAATTGAGTTATatttatttgaaatttgaaatatCGTATCCTTACCTTAATGTTTAGTCTTTTTTTTGTCTTCTAGACCATGCCAAAATTCTGTGACAAGAGGCAGTACATAGTGAGGTTATGCTCATATGTTCATGGTATTAACCCATTTCTGTGTACAGTTCTTGGAGCTTTCCCAAGCCTACTTGTGTAAGGAGGTGCATGAACAAATCAACTCATTGAATAGAACACGAACCATGTACCCATACTACTTTGTGTTTCATGATCAATGTCCTACTCACTATGTTGATTATGATGGCAATTGAACATGAATTTGAGGCTTCATGAATTTTAGGAGGGTAGTGGATGTCAAGCGGTTAGATTACCTTGCATTGCATCGAGTAATATATAGTCAATGATAGTACAAATCCTTTATCAATGAGCAAAACATGTAACTAACCTTTACCAGAAATAAGAGATGGCTTTGTTTGGCTTCTGAACTAGTAAAATAGTTTACGACAAAATATGGTTGAAATGCAATAACTATATATATCAAGTATAGCTAGCATAATGATTTGAAAGTCTTCTCAACGCAAAAAAATGCGCATGTACATGATGCTAGTAGTTACGAAACAATAGATTACATGAAGCATAGTTATTTTCTCTTGAAATTAAAATTGATAGTACATCATATGTCATTATTTGTTTAGCTAAGATAACATAGGATCTAAGTTTTTTGTTAGTACATCAGGAGCTAGTATAGCAAAAGCCCACAAGTAGGCTCCCTTCCATATATTGTAACACGAGTGGTAGGTGAGCTTTGTTCAGCCTCCGAGTGACTTGCTGTCACTTAACCGTTAAACCCTTTGTTCACATCCGACCATATAGTACACTCCAAATGATTCAAAGGTCAAAACCAGCATACCTTTCATATCCATAGTGAAAAGGTGAAGACAAAAGGGAGGCCTTTGACCTCATGATAGATACACTCACACTCGTCCTACTGGAAGCGGCAGAAGCCGTATGCAATCTGTTAAAGAAGGAAGAAGTAACCAATGGGAGAGGAGAGTTATTATCATACACATTCTCTCTGCTGTTCACGGTGGGTACTGCCCCCCTGCTAAAGTACAACGCTTTTCCGATCTCGTCATCAAATCTCTTGCTACCCACACGCACGTCCACATGACCTTGGGACTTGGGATGGATCTCCTAGGCCTGTACTGCCCTGGCCTGCACACTTGGAACATTCCCCTGGTGGCCATATGCCAGCCAGAGGCCAAAGCATCCTTCTGCTCCTGTCAGTTACTAACAGTTGGTGATGGCAGTGCCGGCAGTACTAGGCCACTGCTACAAGACAGGCATGCCTCCGCCGGTGCAGGACATCTGGACATGGCAGGGCCTGTTGCATGCACCCCCCTTCCTTCCATCCCTGCTCACCCTGCAAGCTTAATTGCACGCGCTCGCTGTCACTGCTGCCCGTGCTGCGCCCAAACAAAAGCGGCGGCTGCACGGGACAAAAAAACCGTGCACACGCATCGCTGCGCACCGCGCCGGCTGCTGGCGTCTTGGCGTCTGCACACGCGCAGCCGGTCAGCGCGCGGCTCGTTCCGCGCCCAATGGCCGGCCGCGACGCCACGCCCTGCCAGCGGCGCGCGTGTGCGTCACATGACCGGAGCTCAGCTCAGCTTCAAAGACCCAAAGGGGGCGCGCGCACTCGCTCCAAGATTCTGGGGCAAAGCGACACCTGCCAACGGCACTCTAGC
This window contains:
- the LOC120690155 gene encoding uncharacterized protein DDB_G0283357-like, with translation MSQFHPTQHAGDNDFQMWQQQMMYKQLQEFQRQQQLQQSDHGARMQPSFGQFHAPAKPLPADQLSTMSNEMTNNESVNSAWPHNFTTGDPSLTSNSQMLNNGSTNWDQIVGAPGVGNFINGSMFANAQNQSMRPMGLATHQVDQTFYPMHATSSRGSGNQYSQFLGIPADSQSAMARVGPDQSEKTSRPFNSSMNEHGLHLQGASSLMQNFRGKGGFLNNNPMQSQSDNIKTGSAVTMNHLQHGFQTQDFHSSPNQVELQVGVQEKSAMQVGQASGRASLDPTEEKILFGNDEDSNWGALLRGDNDNGNSLDNDNYGGAFSSLQSGSWSALMQEALQSTTSENSPKEEWSGLSFHKTEQIMSNNSLSGRDENKLAGLSGTNLENARTPPPSSYADGTMNNPNLASFQHAMITPYERRDQMPHESPSASVNNHQSASEVNNGYFQQSLKQTQSDGRQEQAHLANGIWAHQKSELLRNSLQSTGAHATPPGAHGFWMSQQNTADHNINRESSNNQNDWKANNALGQDMSSTQNVFNSNENSWKSTGGNANSVHRLQQRKSDISAAQIPNESSDGKNIRMMGSNIPMMTQDHYQMITGRGSEQVGINRNMGHRVPETSESPGKNADQRTGDFNQEYLNATPNERQAHVLNHGQHITSDSAPRRHSVFSGKESENVSQSSQHAMASYMLQNRAMGTSGMNIGPSPGNPMSNSLFPQSHQMRNNMRNHFGTNSHVSNNMPSVSEKMMMPQEQFQSRHGLPNSSSALQFGGTDNGLSQNRAVQNSQHMLQLLHKVDNSRNSNAVAEVPNNSLGVVSAQQQPNHPLQGFGLRLAPPSQRQSNSGNLWSNQTNVDAKQPDHSAQEDDRSQLPSTPSQSLTSPHTNSQSSPFHTSETENTGQPIGRFPQLSSGQQYPATDDRSGPAPMLQQPQQGSSATVFKNVWTNISAQRLAGMQANKITPNILQSMMFPNNATASNLWSPQRTDDLGQKAATPSDIVTTSANSQNQDLKQAVDSDAGLASSQKANFESTGATLSGGNESLQKPSSDGNFVNPVSSFAQLRQQGIMSGKHGENPGANFQAMNAPYNSANNSGGIVLHGSPAPSNIQQQNYSLLHQMQALRHTDTDPGSSTGKTIRPDVGSDASQIDWKSGQGFAHVANNSTKSSAENIGRPGVPGSFPSDMKMLSFASRSEERHPNVPSQLPSGERPSHGSVTAQNDNQNQVQPIGTSTASNSVERSERPRINPQMAPSWFGHYGNYRNGQSVAMLNAQKTTTLPYNFQKASWNNDNNNSAENRVESGQSVRPVHHLPSAKMDALVPSNVKVSSMMRRPKKRKAMESTLVSWHKIIESPQKLRSISTYEVDWAWAANRLIEKDEAETLEDAPLNYLPRKRLILTTQLIQQLLPAIPSAILRAQAVSAYESATYTLSMLTLRDACSMASSSYNSCSPVDDENNPSEQTTSAKKMEDKVSKAVEVFVGRIQKMENDFISLNKRASMLDVQLECQDLERISIVNRLGRFHGRNHAAAVEGSSASEMTTRRIFPERHVMSFAVPGNLPEGVYCLSL